NNNNNNNNNNNNNNNNNNNNNNNNNNNNNNNNNNNNNNNNNNNNNNNNNNNNNNNNNNNNNNNNNNNNNNNNNNNNNNNNNNNNNNNNNNNNNNNNNNNNNNNNNNNNNNNNNNNNNNNNNNNNNNNNNNNNNNNNNNNNNNNNNNNNNNNNNNNNNNNNNNNNNNNNNNNNNNNNNNNNNNNNNNNNNNNNNNNNNNNNNNNNNNNNNNNNNNNNNNNNNNNNNNNNNNNNNNNNNNNNNNNNNNNNNNNNNNNNNNNNNNNNNNNNNNNNNNNNNNNNNNNNNNNNNNNNNNNNNNNNNNNNNNNNNNNNNNNNNNNNNNNNNNNNNNNNNNNNNNNNNNNNNNNNNNNNNNNNNNNNNNNNNNNNNNNNNNNNNNNNNNNNNNNNNNNNNNNNNNNNNNNNNNNNNNNNNNNNNNNNNNNNNNNNNNNNNNNNNNNNNNNNNNNNNNNNNNNNNNNNNNNNNNNNNNNNNNNNNNNNNNNNNNNNNNNNNNNNNNNNNNNNNNNNNNNNNNNNNNNNNNNNNNNNNNNNNNNNNNNNNNNNNNNNNNNNNNNNNNNNNNNNNNNNNNNNNNNNNNNNNNNNNNNNNNNNNNNNNNNNNNNNNNNNNNNNNNNNNNNNNNNNNNNNNNNNNNNNNNNNNNNNNNNNNNNNNNNNNNNNNNNNNNNNNNNNNNNNNNNNNNNNNNNNNNNNNNNNNNNNNNNNNNNNNNNNNNNNNNNNNNNNNNNNNNNNNNNNNNNNNNNNNNNNNNNNNNNNNNNNNNNNNNNNNNNNNNNNNNNNNNNNNNNNNNNNNNNNNNNNNNNNNNNNNNNNNNNNNNNNNNNNNNNNNNNNNNNNNNNNNNNNNNNNNNNNNNNNNNNNNNNNNNNNNNNNNNNNNNNNNNNNNNNNNNNNNAATAaaggaataatcggactttggatttaatttggataattatcccaagcaataattaaatccaagaaaaatatgatttctttccaataaataggagagggtcgaaaatttccacatacttaaataatgctcctattaaattctcactcatcccttaggatattatttcaccacaattatttccccacatcaaaatattcacatattcgaATTTCCACTCCATTccacattttccaacgactttgaccattccacggccacgttatattttccacaaaattgactattcaatagccacgtcacatattcCACCAGTTGAccattcaactcaatctcaactcaaaatcgcaattaggtcacaaagaatattgcaatttatcactcatcatttaatttcacatatcatagcattaaaagcatttaatgcaaaatttccacgtcacaaaaattagggttcgaaaaagcggAGCGTTACACAAATTATCCCAACGGTTAACAACTTATAATAACCGCACGCCATTGACCTCTCTAAATAGAGGCTGAATTTTGAACATTTCATGTATATCACTATAAACTGAATAAAGATGGCCATTGTTTGGAGAGAGAGTTAAAACATGACTACATGTTGTAGACAGAAATACTATAATAGACTAAAGAGGAAAAAGGATGCGGCACAAAGACCTCGACCGAAAGGTGAGAGAATGAAGAGTGTAAGATTGTGAATACAACTAACGGAGACCTGTTAATTTTTTCCTTCGCTCCAAAAAGTTATGTTGGGACtgggttttaattttgtatatgttGTTTACGAAATTGAATGCATATTCTACATTTTATTTGCCTATTATATAAAGTTGAAAATAAAGTTGCCctcaaaattaaatctcatgattttGGGTTAATATTGTCATATCATTTTAACCTTACCAAGCACGCATGCTTGGTacgatggaatggaatgagggAATAGAATGGTATTCCTACTTCCATTTCATGCGCACATACATATTGcccacactgcacacacattGTGTGCGCGCGCACGCATGCACACACAAACACTGCGCACACTAACATACCGCATGCACACACtgattaattgtttattatttcattccatttctaGATTATTTGTAGTTACCAAGTATAGGAGTGCAATCAATCAAGGAATATTCATTCACTTTGTATTCCTTGCGCTTACCAAACacgagaataaaatattactatccCCATTTCATTCTCTTCTCATTCCATTTCGTCATAACAAGGAGGGCCTAAATATTTAACTTTCactgttttattttcttcattttacatAAATGATAGTAAGATTCTCCAAACCAACtctaaaattcaatttattcataaaatttaactaatgaaaattattcattatttagatattctactacataattataaagaattatactactccatccgtccgtCATTAATCATCtcaatttgtcattttttgtcGGTCCGTGAATAATTGCTCATttgattcaatataatattaattctttgtttcagtatagtagtagtatacaccaatctatatttataatgtagTGAGGAGTTGTTGTTACTATAATCAACAAAGTTTAGTGTTgataataatgattaataaCAAACCCTGTCCCTACAATAGTCAATAGAcgcttttattttcttgattttccataaataatattgatacCTCGAAAGTTGCATTTATTCATGAAAAATGATCCTGAACCCAGGCAGAGGAGTCGGAGCATCAGACCCTCACAGACTTAACTCCATGGAAAGCCATGAAACTATTATCACAAtgttatatattgaaatattagtacaattaggcctgcttattcggccggttccggttctaaccgGACTGATTGACCGGTTAACcagatttaaattttcataagtcctagaaccggaaccggaatcggaaccggaaccgatcggttccaGATCCGGAaccgatgtgtaattttaatccaaatttatttataattttaaataaatccaacatctagaaatataagaaataatacctaaaaattcaaataaatacacaaaaaatacaaaccaacatactaatattcatatatggataaaagtgatgccaagtgtagtaggtcggactagtttatgttaacaattttttaatacaaaaataagagttctaaattttagtaaattttttttaaaattgagtttTAAAACTGAATTCCATTTGcccttttttggctaaacaaatattcattgGAATTTCTTATACTAAATGATACCTTTTGGTTTTTAACGGaacagttaataaattattcacaaataagTTAAAATCAGTATGTTAAATcttgttacataaatttgttataaagttaaatttctattatatgaaatgatattatatttgtataagtttttttggaaattaaaaacaaacttatgatgtcctactcattgtagttagttcataaaaatggattagggaaataattgtagattcaaagtatcacggtttaaacattttaaatacttcagaAAATAGAGCTTGCAAATCTAACACtgtttaaatctaaaaatcactcaattttcaaattattttactttattcaaaattaattcaattaaattagatttattagtagtatattaaattataaaaaagtaaaattgaattataatccggTTCCGGTTAGGAACCGGTCAGTTTCGGTTCAGAACCGGAATcggttttatttaaaaagttggaaccAGTACAGGAACCGGATCCGGATCTTCCAGTTCcggttcctcaattaaccggtcggttccggttccgaatttgattaaccgagaaccgttTAAGCACCCCTAAGTACAATGGAGGATATGAACCTATGTAGTTAAATTATGTTTCTTGAGAGTTGACATTTGATGGAATTTAGCTAATGGAATTGACATTTGCTGAAGTATtgatgtaaatttaaatattgagaAAACAGAATTAAATAGGTTTCTTTTCTTGATTAgttggaaaagaaataatttctatttctaaaaGTTATTTGCTATATTCCAGAATAATGGATAAGATTAAGCTTAAAATATGTGTGGGAgtcaaatttaaaagttattttctatatttctattttttgtattaaaataattagaaatcataattaattaagtaaataagTGACATACAATATGAAATGTATAAAATCACTCATAATGGAGGtcaaaattcaatacatatctttttcaaattccacaatctttcaatagtagtataatataaaaagtgattgagataaaataaaatttattgtagTCTTATGAGCAGAAAATGAGACCCATCctattagaaaatgaaatttatcaCAAATAGACACagactaattttggtggaatgaCTGGAATGTAAaacattactccctccattctgCGGTAGTAcaggaggcgtttcttttcggaatgtgatttaagaaaaaaaatgtgttaagtgagttaattaaataaagaataaattaggaaatgtaaaaaggtagagagatggagagagactTAAGTAagggagagtaaagtaagtgagaagacatgtgttgacttttactaaaaatgggaAATGACTCCATTACTACAGAacgtatcaaaatgacaaaatgactccactactatagAACGAATACAGTACTATTAATTCTTCTTGAACAGATGTTGTATGATAGAGATGTCGTGTAGACACTCAATTTCCATATTCAGTTGAATTCAATCCCATTTCAATACCATTTTCCTACCTATTTTTCATTGGGAATCACCATGCCTTCAGAAATGACCGTTCCATTCCCAATGGGAATATCCATTCATTCTATTTAGCCAAAAAGGGATGCGGCACAAAGACCTCGACGGAAAGACGAGAATGAAGAGTGTAAAATTGTGAATATAAAGTTGcccttaaaattaaatctcgTGATTTTGAGTTAATATTGTCATATCCTTTTAATCTCGAGAATGAAATGAGCAAATAGAATGGCATTTCTACTTCCATTTCATGCGCACACACATATTGCCCACGGCCACACTGCACAAGCACATtgcgcgcgcacacacactGAACGCACATATTGCGCACACTAACATACTATGcacacattaattaattgtttattatttcattccatttctatattatttgtaGTTACTAGCAACAAACATCATATTTATTACCCAAAAGGTGATACATTCTTTATTGATACAAATATGGCATCCATGGTGATGTGAGGATTGAATACGATCGTTACTCAACCACTTAGtaagtagtaattaattattcactCATATATCATACAAAGCATCCCAAATTATCCCAACGGTTAACAACTCATAGTAATAACCACAAGGCATTGACCTCTATAAATAGTGGctgaattttgaatatttcatgCATCTCACTATAAACTGAATAAAGATGGCCATTGTTTGGAGAGAGAGTTAAAACATGACTAAAGAGGGAAAATGGATGATCTGTTTGTAGACACAAATACTATAATAGGCTAAAGAGGAAAAATGGATGTGGCACGTAGACCTCGACCGAAAGGCAAGAATGAAGAGTGTAAGATTGTGAATACAGTTTGCGGTGATCTGTTTATTTTGTCTTTCGCTCCAAAAGGTTATGTTGAAACtaggttttaattttgtagatGTTGTTTACAAAACTGAATGTGTGTTCTACATATTCTTTGCTTATTATATAAAGTTGAAATCAAAGTTGcccacaaaattaaatatcgtGATTTTGAGTTAATATTGTCATACCCTTTTAACCTTACAAAGCACACATGCtcggtatgatggaatggaatgagtgAATATAATGGTATTCCTACTTCCATTTCATGTGCACACACTGCACATAGACACACATATTGCCCACATTGCACGCACACACTGCGCGCACACACACTGAACTACTGTGCAGaataaattgtttattatttcattccatttctatattatttgttGTTACCAAGTATAGGAATGAAATCAATAAAGGAATATCAATATCATTCACTTCGTATTCCTTGCGCTTACCAAACACAAGAATGGAATGAATTTGTCACATTACTATCTCCATTTCATTCTCATCTTCATTTCATTCTCTTCTTATTCCATTTTGTCATACCAAGGAGGGcctaaatattttacttcaatGCTAATGTTACTGCTTTGTTCCATTAGCACTTAAAGTCATTTTAGTTTAGTAAGGGCTAGTTTGGTTAGAAGATATGTGAATTACATGAAAttgatattagtattttttttttaggactATGGAAAGTATTGTTGGGTGTTTGGTTACAAACTAGGAGTTTGAAAAGGATTTTATGTTGTTTGATATATCATGGAATTTGTTGAATATGCTAGTCAAAATAACATATATAGCCCCCGCCAAATTCTGTATATCTATGTGTCCCCTTCCGACCCTAATCTTTGCCGCTTCCTATAAATACAATGACTACTCATTCCCGCGATTTAAAGGAGCACAACAAAGGGCCGGTAGCTCCCTTTCCCACACGTTCAGTTGGTGAGTGTCCCAATACTCATAGTGTCAATCTCCTCACTTTCTGGACTGCCGCCAGCCAACAAACAAGGTTTTGTATTCATTACCCGAAATGCGATACATTCTTTATTGATACAAATATGGCATCCATGGTGATGTGAGGATTGGATACGATCGTTACTCAACTACCTACtctcaacaattaaaattgacatataAAGCACCCATCAATTTTTATCTACCATATATTCCATTCCAACACTAATCTATGTAACCTCCCACAAATACAATATTGTTGGTTAATTCCCCTGAATTTGAAGAGCATAATTAAGGTTGGTAGCTCCCTTTTCCCGCATGTTCAGTCGATGAGTGTGCCTATCACTGATATCTTCACTCCCGTGACTACCTCTGGCCAACATGTATCATATTCATTACCCACAAGCGATACAGTCTTCGTTGATACAAATATGGCATCCATGGTGATCGTAAGATTGAATACGATCATAACTCAGCCACTTACcttgaacaattaaaatgtGAGCGGAATAGGATTAACTCAACGACGGAATATTAAACCCCAATGCAAATAAGAAAAGGTGTGAGTTCATACATTCTGCAACTAACCAAACAAGCCCTTAATCAGAAACACTTTCCTTTgtaaaaattccaaaaatacaTTAGTTCAAATCAAATCTGAAGTCTTCACACAAAACTCCTAACACATGACAGGATCCTATTTGTAGATTTATTATGAatgtatgaaatataaaatagtagtaagtggtaattaataatacatgcacatattatataaaggGTCACATATGATACCAACGGAAATCAACTCATAATGGCATTGAGCTCTATAAATAGTGGctaaatttttaacatttcataCATCTCACTTATAAACTGAATTAAGATGGCCATTGTTTGGAGAGAGCATTCAGTTGTGGAGAGAGAGGTCAATATGCCGGCCGGTTGGCGATTTGATCCAACTGAAGTAGAGCTGATACAATTCTATCTCTCAAAAATAGTGGGCTGCAAACCTCTCCAGGCTAACGTAATGAAGGAGATCGATGCACACCACTTCTACCAGCACCATCCTCAGGATCTAGGTACGGATTTcgattcattcattcatttatcATATTCagaattatatatactactaatcATTTTGAATTCTTTGCAGTGCATGACTCGATGCGGCTCTTTGACGAATATTTCTTGGTCCATGGGGATGAATATTTCCATGGAATAATCAACAACATGAAACTTATCGGCGAAGGTGATGTTGGATCCTGGAGATCTCTgggaaatgaagaagaaatagTCGACAGGGATGGAAGCGTTATCTCCTTAAAGATCCATTATAACTTTTTCTATCCCGATTCGAAAGGAACAAATTGGACAATGGAACTATACCGTTTGCCTGTTCCCAAAAATGGAGAGGTACTATATTaacattattcatttaatttataatttactttttttaattttcttcttataTTTGTATCAAGGCTTCAAGTAGACCAGAGGTGGTGGTGACAAGGATCGGAGGAGCGGAAGAATGTTAAAGGGTTGACAATGTTAATTCTTTGGTTTAGATTAGTATACAACAATGTTTATTCTTTCTAGTGAGGAGTTGTTCTTACTATTTTGAACAAGGTTTAGTGTTGATAATAACAAACCCTATCCCTATCTTAAAGGGTTTTACTTTCactgttttattttcttgattataCATAAATGATAAGATTCTCCGAACCAACtctaaaattcaatttattca
The genomic region above belongs to Salvia hispanica cultivar TCC Black 2014 chromosome 3, UniMelb_Shisp_WGS_1.0, whole genome shotgun sequence and contains:
- the LOC125209689 gene encoding NAC domain-containing protein 102-like produces the protein MAIVWREHSVVEREVNMPAGWRFDPTEVELIQFYLSKIVGCKPLQANVMKEIDAHHFYQHHPQDLVHDSMRLFDEYFLVHGDEYFHGIINNMKLIGEGDVGSWRSLGNEEEIVDRDGSVISLKIHYNFFYPDSKGTNWTMELYRLPVPKNGEASSRPEVVVTRIGGAEEC